From the genome of Pseudosulfitobacter sp. DSM 107133, one region includes:
- a CDS encoding calcium-binding protein gives MTTTPLVWLDEFTANLITTDTQNDPVITGLSNGNFLVTWTDSNDTAASGAGTDIVGVIYDALGNPVSGTLFLNSGFGFARSESDPVIAATNDGGFVLVYEFSDGADNDIIFGRYDAAGTRTQSGFVEIDASSATVFRDPSVAMRSDNSFLVTYESDNGNDEDIVGRVVEANGTVGSLIQIRSDDDTSGSTSNPIDPDSATLTNDVVVTVFREKDDTDYDIEVRAVNADDTLGFSININSDATEDSDPHIAALSGGGFVVVWQVGLDIVASVRNANGSTAVALATIASGTDSQNEPDVIGLEDGGFFVVWDNDTLNTLEGRRFNASGVAVGSTVTISTAGVETTPELGLTSDGRILITWSDNVEVLTAIYDPRENFITVDASDGVTTGTQQNDTIAGSSSSDVIFGVGGNDDISGNSGNDSIDGGDGNDNLLGGLGIDTIIGGAGNDAINGGLSTDSIEGGDGDDSIFVSAGDFLDNVDGGAGTDELNHTAVLATDVDGAIFDFITGTITSSFDTGTPTIANIERYLDGDGSNTIIMGNGLTFAQGSGGNDTITGSTSVDTIFGGDGNDVIDGGLGSDSIDGGNGNDVVDGGSGSDSINGGNGNDTLSGGSLTDTISGGAGDDVIDGGLNTDSIDGGDGNDTIIVGAGDFLDNVDGGTGVDELDHSAVSAGQVNGAIFDFLAGTITSDFDTGTPTIANIERYLDGDGSNTIIMGGGLTYAHGNGGDDTISGSSIGDEIEGGGGNDLIDGNSGSDTIMGDAGNDTLSGGNGTDYIEGGDGNDIIFGGSTFDDTMRGGNGNDTIEAVGGGLIEGNAGNDTFVVLNGNVTGDTDTADGDLFDGGTGTDVFDASNENSVSYTINLLAQTLDWGTVGSRTVSLMNFENAIGSQADDTIIGDTLDNMLNGIAGDDSIEGNGGNDTLLGGDGVDTLNGGAGDDRLDGGNDNDVLQGSIGNDTLIGNNGGDILNGQAGDDVLRGGTGIDVLYGGDDNDLMFGGGNGDTLEGGNGADTLIGENGSDSILGESGADSITGGAGNDTIRGGGNNDTISGGSFNDLIFGEDGSDNLSGDAGNDTLSGGIGNDTLDGGGGADSLDGGDWSDTLIGGLGDDTLRGGNGFDSLDGGSGNDFLLGGADNDILIGGTGGDTLNGQNGADTIDGGIGADSIIGGGGADSILGGDNNDTISGGDNNDTISGGDGSDLIFGGNGSDEIFGNEGNDTITGGAGNDRILGGIGADDFIFAAGFGNDSIEGFTMGFDDIIMQGFTAGDLTLSNAGGNTIVDVNATSDSITIVGVTLTDFSDFTFA, from the coding sequence ATGACAACTACACCCCTTGTCTGGCTCGATGAGTTCACCGCCAACCTGATAACCACGGACACCCAGAACGATCCTGTGATCACCGGTTTGTCCAATGGCAACTTTCTGGTCACCTGGACCGATTCAAATGATACTGCCGCCTCAGGTGCGGGAACGGACATCGTTGGCGTGATCTATGACGCGCTTGGAAATCCGGTAAGCGGTACGTTGTTTCTGAACAGCGGCTTCGGCTTTGCCCGCAGTGAATCAGATCCCGTGATCGCCGCCACCAACGACGGCGGCTTCGTTTTGGTTTATGAATTCTCCGATGGCGCCGACAACGACATTATCTTTGGACGCTATGATGCCGCCGGTACGCGCACGCAGTCGGGGTTTGTCGAAATCGATGCAAGTTCGGCTACGGTATTTCGCGACCCATCGGTGGCGATGCGGTCGGACAACTCTTTCCTTGTGACCTATGAATCCGACAACGGGAACGACGAGGATATCGTCGGCCGCGTGGTCGAGGCGAATGGCACCGTGGGATCGCTGATCCAGATCCGTTCCGATGACGATACTAGTGGAAGCACTTCCAACCCGATCGACCCTGACAGTGCAACGCTGACCAATGATGTGGTCGTTACTGTCTTCCGCGAAAAGGATGACACGGACTACGACATTGAGGTTAGGGCGGTTAACGCCGACGATACGCTCGGTTTCAGCATCAACATCAACAGTGATGCCACTGAAGACAGCGACCCTCATATCGCGGCCCTATCGGGTGGCGGGTTCGTTGTGGTCTGGCAGGTCGGCCTTGATATCGTTGCCTCGGTTCGCAATGCCAACGGGTCAACGGCGGTGGCGCTTGCCACCATTGCGTCTGGTACCGACAGCCAGAATGAACCTGATGTCATCGGGCTTGAGGATGGCGGGTTCTTTGTGGTTTGGGACAATGACACGCTCAACACGTTGGAAGGACGGCGGTTCAATGCCTCGGGCGTGGCGGTAGGGAGTACTGTGACTATTTCCACTGCGGGTGTCGAAACGACACCCGAACTGGGCCTGACTTCGGACGGGCGCATTTTGATCACCTGGTCCGACAACGTTGAGGTGCTGACGGCCATCTACGACCCGCGCGAGAATTTCATCACCGTGGACGCGAGCGATGGCGTGACCACTGGCACACAGCAAAACGACACAATTGCCGGATCGAGCTCTAGTGACGTAATTTTTGGTGTGGGTGGCAACGACGACATCTCCGGCAATAGCGGGAACGACAGCATTGACGGCGGCGATGGCAACGACAACCTGCTGGGCGGGTTAGGCATCGACACGATCATAGGGGGGGCAGGCAACGACGCCATCAACGGCGGTCTGAGCACCGACAGCATCGAGGGCGGCGACGGCGACGACAGTATCTTTGTCAGCGCAGGTGATTTCCTCGACAATGTCGACGGTGGCGCAGGCACTGACGAACTGAACCACACGGCTGTCCTGGCCACGGACGTGGACGGAGCCATCTTCGACTTTATTACGGGCACGATCACGTCAAGCTTCGACACGGGTACGCCCACGATCGCCAATATTGAACGCTATCTTGACGGTGATGGCAGCAATACCATCATTATGGGCAACGGTCTGACCTTTGCCCAGGGCAGCGGCGGCAATGACACCATCACCGGATCAACCAGCGTCGATACAATCTTTGGCGGCGACGGCAACGATGTCATCGATGGTGGCCTCGGCAGCGACAGTATCGACGGTGGCAACGGCAACGATGTCGTCGATGGGGGCAGCGGCAGCGACAGTATCAACGGCGGCAACGGCAACGATACCCTCTCTGGCGGATCCCTCACCGATACGATCAGTGGGGGCGCCGGCGACGATGTGATAGACGGCGGGCTGAATACCGACAGCATTGATGGCGGTGACGGCAACGATACCATTATTGTTGGCGCGGGCGATTTCCTCGACAACGTTGACGGCGGCACTGGTGTCGACGAGCTGGATCACAGCGCGGTTTCCGCCGGGCAGGTCAATGGTGCCATCTTCGATTTCCTTGCGGGTACGATCACCTCGGACTTCGACACGGGTACGCCCACGATCGCCAATATTGAACGCTATCTTGACGGTGATGGCAGCAATACCATCATCATGGGCGGCGGGTTGACCTATGCCCACGGCAACGGCGGCGACGACACGATCAGCGGTTCTTCAATTGGTGATGAGATCGAGGGCGGCGGTGGCAACGACTTGATCGACGGCAACAGCGGCAGCGATACTATTATGGGCGACGCTGGCAACGACACGTTGTCCGGCGGCAACGGCACTGATTACATCGAAGGTGGCGACGGCAACGATATCATCTTTGGCGGCAGCACCTTCGACGACACGATGCGCGGCGGCAACGGCAACGACACGATCGAGGCTGTCGGTGGCGGCCTGATCGAGGGCAACGCCGGTAACGACACCTTCGTCGTGCTGAATGGCAACGTGACCGGTGACACTGATACCGCTGACGGCGACCTGTTCGACGGCGGCACCGGCACAGACGTCTTTGATGCCAGCAACGAAAATAGTGTGTCCTATACCATCAACCTTCTGGCGCAAACCCTGGACTGGGGAACCGTCGGGTCCCGGACTGTTTCTCTGATGAACTTCGAGAATGCCATCGGCAGCCAGGCTGACGATACAATCATCGGCGACACTCTCGACAACATGCTGAATGGCATTGCCGGCGATGATAGTATCGAAGGTAACGGCGGCAATGACACGCTCCTGGGTGGTGACGGAGTCGATACGCTCAACGGCGGGGCCGGCGACGACAGGCTCGACGGGGGCAACGACAACGACGTGCTGCAGGGCTCGATCGGGAACGACACGCTGATCGGCAACAACGGTGGTGACATTCTGAACGGCCAGGCGGGCGATGACGTGCTGCGCGGCGGCACCGGCATCGACGTGCTTTACGGCGGCGATGACAATGACCTGATGTTCGGCGGTGGCAACGGCGATACGCTGGAAGGTGGCAACGGTGCTGACACCCTTATCGGTGAAAACGGTTCTGACAGCATTCTTGGCGAAAGCGGTGCCGACAGCATCACCGGCGGTGCCGGTAACGACACCATTCGCGGCGGTGGCAACAACGACACCATCTCGGGCGGTTCCTTCAACGACCTGATCTTTGGCGAAGATGGCTCGGACAATCTTTCGGGCGATGCCGGGAATGACACGCTTTCGGGCGGTATCGGCAATGACACGCTGGACGGAGGCGGCGGTGCCGACAGCCTGGACGGCGGGGATTGGTCAGACACGCTGATCGGAGGACTTGGCGACGACACCCTGCGCGGCGGCAATGGCTTTGACTCGCTTGATGGCGGCAGCGGCAACGACTTCCTGCTTGGCGGGGCCGATAACGACATACTGATTGGCGGCACTGGTGGCGATACGTTGAACGGTCAAAACGGCGCCGACACGATTGACGGCGGCATTGGCGCAGACAGCATCATTGGCGGCGGCGGTGCCGACAGCATCCTTGGCGGAGACAACAACGACACGATCTCTGGCGGGGATAACAACGACACGATCTCTGGCGGTGACGGATCCGACTTGATCTTTGGCGGCAACGGATCGGACGAAATCTTTGGCAACGAAGGCAACGATACGATCACTGGCGGTGCGGGCAACGACCGCATCCTGGGCGGGATCGGCGCAGATGACTTTATCTTTGCGGCTGGCTTTGGCAATGACTCGATCGAAGGCTTCACGATGGGCTTTGACGATATCATCATGCAGGGCTTTACCGCAGGAGATCTGACGTTGAGCAACGCAGGTGGCAACACCATCGTCGATGTGAATGCAACTTCGGACTCGATCACCATTGTCGGGGTTACGCTGACCGACTTCTCGGACTTCACATTTGCATGA
- a CDS encoding glycosyltransferase: protein MIKGVPLVLRRLYLIFLRYAEHNLSLDRPGGPIVDETGADFGRIERIALRGNRLIVEGWSEAARIGLVLNRTRLWTVPELTQPGSDARGFTLDIPFEVGDPIVQADDGGGAVSCVFAGFSGGQIARARARLIFPYILALVRLLPTIWQWKRNGDLGAREVVKERLGLVPASTSAEMMGGALVPAQPVATPHQAVTILLPVYNAFDVLGECLERLAAHTDLDWHLVAVEDCSSDERVWPMLQGWAADQGDRVTLLRNDRNLGFIGSVNRALSVAADRDAPVVLLNSDVLLPQGWATRLLAPLADDTVATVTPMSNDAEIFTVPVICQRHPLQPGEADALDLAAQDLNGVLGLVDAPTGVGFCMALSRRFLDQLPQLDTIFGRGYGEETDWCQKARALGGRNVCVPNLFVEHRGGESFGSAAKQALLERNGAEISRRYPSYDAEVQEFIRADPLNTARLALGLSWAAARQDEVPVYLAHAMGGGADKYLQDCIGRHLGAGQAVVVLRVGGGHTWRLELYTGMGTTQGRTNDSALVEQLLTRLPRLRLIYSCGVGARDAVVLPQVLLRIARAEGRTHPVEVLFHDFFPISPSYTLLGKGGAYRGVPVAGGPLADDPAHSYTRPGRPDATLADWQAAWGALVDAADRCVVFSANSAELVARAYPNAARSLVVVPHQLVDRVPQIDAVDDGIPVIGVLGNIGYQKGAAVLQKLSRDLARSGAARLVVIGHLDPAWPLAAPAQVHGSYELRDLEGLVARYRISGWLMPAIWPETFSFATHEVLATGMPVVSFDLGAQGDAVKAALAAGAPGAVLPLPEARDIDIAALLTALRPTTRDA from the coding sequence ATGATAAAGGGTGTGCCACTGGTGTTGCGCAGATTGTACCTGATTTTCCTGCGCTACGCGGAACATAACCTGTCCCTTGACCGCCCCGGCGGGCCGATAGTCGACGAAACGGGCGCAGATTTCGGGCGGATCGAACGGATCGCGCTGCGTGGAAACCGTTTGATCGTCGAAGGCTGGTCCGAGGCCGCGCGCATCGGGCTTGTGCTGAACCGCACGCGGCTGTGGACGGTGCCGGAACTGACCCAGCCCGGATCGGATGCGCGTGGCTTTACGCTGGATATCCCGTTCGAGGTTGGAGACCCGATCGTACAGGCCGACGATGGCGGTGGCGCGGTCAGCTGTGTGTTTGCGGGGTTTTCCGGCGGACAGATCGCGCGTGCACGGGCCAGATTGATCTTTCCGTACATTCTTGCTCTGGTCCGGTTGTTGCCGACGATCTGGCAATGGAAACGCAACGGTGATCTGGGCGCGCGCGAAGTGGTCAAGGAACGGCTTGGCCTTGTGCCCGCGTCGACATCGGCCGAGATGATGGGCGGCGCGCTGGTGCCCGCGCAGCCGGTTGCGACGCCGCATCAGGCCGTTACCATTTTGCTCCCTGTCTATAACGCCTTTGACGTTCTTGGCGAATGTCTGGAACGTCTTGCGGCGCACACCGATCTGGACTGGCATCTTGTCGCGGTCGAGGATTGTTCGTCCGACGAACGTGTCTGGCCGATGCTGCAAGGCTGGGCTGCCGATCAGGGCGACCGCGTGACCTTGTTGCGCAATGACCGGAACCTGGGGTTTATTGGCAGCGTCAACCGTGCGCTGAGCGTGGCTGCAGACCGTGATGCGCCGGTGGTGCTGTTGAATTCCGACGTATTGCTGCCGCAGGGATGGGCAACGCGGTTGCTGGCGCCCCTTGCCGACGACACCGTGGCCACCGTGACGCCAATGTCGAATGACGCCGAGATTTTCACGGTGCCGGTGATCTGCCAGCGCCACCCGTTGCAGCCGGGCGAAGCCGATGCGCTGGATCTTGCCGCGCAAGACCTGAACGGGGTGCTTGGGCTGGTGGATGCCCCCACCGGTGTCGGGTTTTGCATGGCGCTGTCGCGCAGGTTTCTGGATCAGTTGCCGCAACTGGACACGATTTTCGGGCGCGGCTACGGCGAAGAAACCGACTGGTGCCAAAAGGCGCGCGCATTGGGCGGGCGCAATGTCTGTGTGCCGAACCTGTTTGTCGAACATCGCGGCGGGGAATCTTTTGGATCAGCGGCCAAACAGGCGCTGTTGGAGCGCAACGGCGCCGAAATCAGCCGACGTTACCCCAGTTATGACGCCGAGGTGCAAGAGTTCATCCGCGCCGACCCGCTGAACACCGCGCGGCTGGCGCTGGGGCTAAGCTGGGCCGCAGCGCGGCAGGACGAAGTGCCGGTCTATCTGGCCCATGCCATGGGCGGCGGTGCTGACAAATACCTGCAAGATTGCATCGGCCGGCATCTGGGCGCGGGGCAGGCCGTGGTCGTGTTGCGTGTTGGCGGCGGGCACACCTGGCGGCTTGAGCTTTACACCGGGATGGGCACGACGCAGGGGCGCACCAACGACAGCGCGCTGGTCGAGCAATTGTTGACCCGCCTGCCGCGCTTGCGGCTGATCTATTCCTGTGGTGTCGGCGCGCGCGATGCTGTGGTTCTGCCACAGGTGCTGTTGCGCATCGCCCGTGCCGAGGGGCGCACCCATCCTGTCGAAGTGTTGTTTCACGATTTCTTTCCGATCAGCCCGTCCTATACGCTGCTGGGCAAGGGTGGGGCCTATCGCGGGGTGCCGGTGGCAGGCGGCCCCCTGGCGGACGATCCCGCGCACAGCTACACCCGCCCCGGACGGCCCGACGCCACATTGGCAGACTGGCAGGCGGCGTGGGGGGCGTTGGTGGATGCGGCGGACCGCTGTGTGGTGTTTTCCGCCAACAGCGCCGAACTGGTCGCCCGCGCCTATCCAAACGCTGCCAGGTCGCTGGTGGTCGTGCCGCACCAGCTGGTCGACAGGGTTCCACAGATTGACGCGGTCGATGACGGTATTCCCGTGATCGGGGTGCTGGGCAACATCGGCTATCAAAAGGGCGCGGCGGTTCTGCAAAAGCTCAGCCGCGATCTGGCGCGGTCGGGCGCTGCGCGGCTGGTGGTGATCGGGCATCTTGATCCGGCATGGCCGCTGGCGGCCCCTGCGCAGGTGCACGGCAGCTACGAGCTGCGCGACCTTGAAGGGCTGGTGGCGCGTTACCGTATTTCAGGTTGGCTGATGCCTGCGATCTGGCCCGAGACCTTTTCCTTTGCCACCCACGAAGTGCTGGCCACGGGCATGCCGGTTGTCTCTTTCGATCTGGGTGCGCAGGGCGATGCAGTCAAAGCGGCCCTGGCAGCGGGAGCGCCCGGTGCCGTGCTGCCGTTGCCCGAGGCGCGCGACATCGACATTGCCGCGCTTTTGACAGCGCTGCGCCCCACGACCCGAGACGCATGA
- a CDS encoding ABC transporter permease translates to MRRFATARSVVALIMREMSTSYGRSPGGYAWAVIEPAAGIALLSLVFSAGFRNPPVGISFPMYYATGMLPFMMFNDIHGKIATCLMFSKQLLAYPTVTFVDAIMARFILNMVTLLLVGYIIFSGCLLLFETRTTLDLPVIIQSYALAAFLALGVGTLNAYTFTRFNVVQRFWSILMRPMFLISGVLLPLNAIPQPYRDYLWYNPLVHVVGLMRAGFYGTYDASYISIPYVVGISLACFAMGLLLLRRYHQDLLML, encoded by the coding sequence ATGCGGCGATTTGCCACCGCACGGTCTGTTGTGGCACTGATCATGCGCGAGATGTCAACAAGCTATGGCCGTTCGCCGGGTGGATACGCATGGGCTGTCATCGAACCTGCCGCAGGTATTGCACTGTTATCGCTGGTCTTTTCGGCAGGATTTCGCAATCCGCCCGTCGGGATCAGCTTTCCGATGTATTATGCGACGGGTATGCTGCCATTCATGATGTTCAACGACATTCACGGCAAGATCGCAACCTGTCTGATGTTTTCCAAACAGCTGCTTGCCTACCCGACAGTGACCTTTGTCGATGCGATTATGGCACGTTTCATCCTGAACATGGTCACGCTTCTTCTGGTCGGTTACATCATTTTCTCTGGCTGTCTTTTGTTGTTCGAAACCCGTACCACCCTTGATTTGCCCGTCATCATTCAATCCTATGCGCTTGCAGCATTTCTGGCATTGGGAGTTGGCACGCTAAACGCCTACACCTTCACCCGCTTCAATGTCGTTCAGCGGTTCTGGTCGATCCTTATGCGACCCATGTTTCTTATCTCGGGCGTGCTTCTTCCACTCAACGCAATCCCGCAACCCTATCGCGATTACCTGTGGTACAATCCGCTTGTTCATGTAGTCGGCCTGATGCGCGCGGGTTTTTACGGAACCTATGACGCAAGCTATATCTCGATTCCCTATGTTGTTGGCATTTCACTGGCTTGCTTTGCCATGGGTTTATTGTTGCTGCGCCGCTACCATCAGGACCTGTTGATGCTGTAA
- a CDS encoding capsule biosynthesis protein, whose product MSFLICVLVPSVVTGVYLYSVAVDQYASKVGFSVRREDASSTFELLGGLTNFSNSSSSDTDILYEFIQSQELVADIDAELDLRGKWSKPKDDFVFAVDPDAPIEDLLDYWNRMVRISYGAGAGLIEVEVLAFSAEDATAISRTLFEKSSDMINELSDIARQDGIRYAREELDEALVRLKDARAVVTRFRNENQIVNPEIDIKTQSGLIGNLQAQQAQTLIEIDLLRGSVNESDPRLLQATRRLEVIENRIAQERKKLGVGGAGDDGTAFADLLGNYERLVVDREFAEKSYVSALASYDGAVAESRRKTRYLAAYLEPTKAETAVYPKRFTILALVTLFLTLIWSVLTLVTVSVRDRR is encoded by the coding sequence TTGAGCTTCTTGATCTGCGTGCTGGTGCCCAGTGTTGTGACAGGTGTCTATCTCTACAGCGTGGCGGTCGATCAATATGCGTCCAAGGTTGGCTTCTCGGTGCGCCGCGAAGACGCAAGCTCGACCTTCGAGTTGTTGGGCGGACTAACGAATTTTTCGAATTCCAGCTCGTCCGATACGGATATTCTGTATGAATTCATCCAAAGTCAGGAACTTGTCGCGGATATCGACGCCGAACTTGATCTGCGTGGAAAGTGGTCAAAGCCGAAGGACGACTTTGTGTTTGCCGTCGACCCTGACGCCCCGATTGAAGATTTGCTGGATTACTGGAACCGTATGGTGCGCATTTCCTACGGGGCAGGGGCGGGGCTGATCGAAGTCGAGGTTCTGGCGTTCAGCGCCGAGGACGCAACTGCCATCAGCCGTACCCTGTTCGAAAAAAGCTCGGACATGATCAACGAGTTGAGTGACATTGCCCGCCAGGACGGAATTCGCTATGCGCGCGAAGAACTTGACGAGGCGCTTGTCCGGCTAAAGGATGCGCGCGCCGTTGTGACCAGGTTTCGCAATGAAAACCAAATTGTTAATCCCGAGATCGACATCAAGACACAGTCGGGCCTGATCGGAAACCTGCAAGCGCAACAGGCCCAGACCCTGATCGAGATTGATTTGTTGCGCGGCAGTGTGAACGAGTCAGACCCCCGTCTGTTACAGGCCACCCGTCGGCTTGAGGTGATCGAGAACCGTATCGCGCAGGAGCGCAAGAAACTGGGGGTTGGCGGCGCCGGTGATGACGGCACCGCATTTGCGGACCTTCTGGGCAATTATGAACGTCTGGTGGTTGACCGCGAATTTGCTGAAAAATCCTACGTCTCGGCGCTGGCCAGCTATGATGGGGCCGTGGCGGAATCGCGTCGTAAAACGCGTTATCTGGCCGCCTATCTGGAACCCACCAAAGCCGAAACGGCGGTTTACCCCAAACGGTTCACGATCCTTGCGCTGGTCACTTTGTTCCTGACGCTGATCTGGTCGGTTTTGACGCTGGTGACCGTTTCCGTGCGGGACCGCCGCTGA
- a CDS encoding ABC transporter ATP-binding protein has product MIRLENVTKIFSLEGKHKYVADNINAVFPTGRSVALLGRNGAGKSTLLQMIAGTLTPTSGRIISTGTISWPVGFAGSFHPELTGAQNTRFVARIYGVDTDDLTAFVEDFAGLGQHFRLPFRSYSSGMKSRLAFGVSMGIGFDTYLVDEVTAVGDSAFRARSSQVFLERLKTSGAVVVTHAMAQVRELCDAAAVLNDGKLEYFDDIEAGIAQHERNMAALNAA; this is encoded by the coding sequence ATGATCCGTTTAGAGAATGTGACCAAGATTTTCTCGCTTGAGGGCAAGCATAAATACGTTGCCGACAACATCAATGCGGTTTTCCCGACGGGGAGATCGGTGGCGCTGTTGGGGCGCAACGGGGCAGGTAAATCCACCCTGTTGCAGATGATCGCGGGCACGTTGACGCCGACATCGGGGCGGATCATTTCGACCGGAACAATCTCGTGGCCCGTGGGTTTTGCCGGATCGTTCCACCCGGAACTGACGGGGGCGCAAAACACCCGTTTCGTGGCCCGCATCTATGGTGTGGATACCGATGATCTGACAGCGTTCGTCGAGGATTTTGCCGGTTTGGGGCAACATTTCCGGCTGCCGTTCCGCAGCTATTCCTCGGGCATGAAATCGCGTCTGGCCTTTGGTGTCTCGATGGGCATCGGTTTTGACACCTACCTGGTAGACGAAGTGACCGCGGTGGGCGATTCAGCCTTTCGGGCGCGGTCAAGCCAGGTGTTTCTCGAACGGTTGAAAACTTCGGGTGCGGTTGTCGTGACCCATGCGATGGCTCAGGTGCGCGAGCTGTGCGACGCTGCTGCGGTGCTGAACGATGGCAAGCTGGAGTATTTCGACGACATCGAAGCGGGCATCGCGCAACACGAACGCAATATGGCGGCGCTAAACGCGGCCTAG
- a CDS encoding glycosyltransferase: MSVSPPPRVTIALCTRNGAAHLGAQLDSYVAQTHGDWDLWVSDDGSDDATRDILETFARNHGAGRTIRIIDGPQQGVAANFLSLLCHPDLPAQPVALSDQDDVWLPEKLALGLRDLGGAAPCLYGAQSVHVDEDLTPIGHSLGGGTAGFGNALVQNIVSGHSAMMNAAALALVRAAGVPGGIPYHDWWLYQLISGAGGHVIVRPDKVLLYRQHGTNTMGSHQGTRALLTRLGQLLGTTFGGWVAANTTALRRCETVLNPSARTVLSDLQSHKRGPARLRVFRRHGITRQGRLGTAALYLAVLLGRV, from the coding sequence ATGTCAGTCAGCCCCCCACCCCGCGTCACAATTGCACTGTGTACCCGCAACGGTGCCGCCCATCTTGGCGCGCAACTGGACAGCTATGTGGCGCAGACCCACGGCGATTGGGATCTCTGGGTCAGCGACGACGGGTCTGATGACGCCACCCGCGACATCCTTGAGACCTTTGCGCGCAACCACGGCGCTGGCCGGACGATCCGCATCATTGACGGACCACAACAGGGGGTGGCCGCGAATTTTCTGTCCTTGCTCTGTCACCCCGACCTGCCCGCGCAGCCGGTTGCGCTGTCTGATCAGGACGACGTGTGGCTTCCCGAAAAGCTGGCCTTGGGTCTGCGTGATCTTGGCGGCGCTGCGCCGTGCCTGTACGGCGCGCAAAGCGTGCATGTGGACGAAGACCTGACGCCCATCGGGCACAGCCTGGGCGGTGGCACGGCGGGCTTTGGCAATGCGCTGGTGCAAAACATCGTGTCGGGCCATTCCGCAATGATGAACGCCGCGGCACTGGCGCTGGTGCGCGCCGCGGGGGTGCCCGGCGGCATCCCCTATCATGACTGGTGGCTGTACCAGTTGATATCCGGTGCCGGCGGGCATGTTATCGTGCGTCCTGACAAGGTTTTGCTGTACCGTCAACACGGCACAAATACGATGGGATCACATCAGGGCACGCGTGCGCTGCTGACCCGTCTGGGACAGCTTCTTGGCACTACCTTTGGCGGATGGGTCGCGGCCAATACGACGGCCTTGCGCCGGTGCGAGACCGTGCTGAACCCAAGCGCCCGCACCGTTCTGTCGGATTTGCAGAGCCACAAACGCGGCCCTGCCCGCCTGCGGGTTTTTCGTCGGCACGGGATCACCCGTCAGGGACGGCTGGGCACTGCTGCGCTGTATCTTGCCGTTCTGCTAGGCCGCGTTTAG